The following coding sequences are from one Lolium rigidum isolate FL_2022 chromosome 6, APGP_CSIRO_Lrig_0.1, whole genome shotgun sequence window:
- the LOC124668029 gene encoding protein FAR1-RELATED SEQUENCE 5-like — MAPPVADSVDGAQALVVSCLTDGQECIRVCLPEGALVVVGGGPSSRIPSPPSVDGPARAAVFAASVQSSVAGEGTLPTPPAVGGERPLVGSVSVGWRAAVATPPAQPVRDAASSSLPPRAVPAGWKRRPRGPAVPDERPPSVGRVPALEASLRGFAARQTDVIVNPTMGTVFDSLPEAYEFYNMYSWESGFGIRYGKSRHNVRGSKCMQEIVCGCSGKPVRDNSASNRTNCPALVRLLRTDDHAWFVSEHRVSHNHPMLGTCAEKLHCPSHKHIDKYTRDLVKQLRENNVNLSKVYGVIGSLFARMENVPFTKRCLRNFCGKLSREQADDDVWKTMEVFSQIGADDPDFSYVVEVDKESKIKTLLWSNGRSKLQYRNFGDAITFDTTYRTNLYDMPFGLFVGVNNHFQSIILGGVLMREEKIGSFKWVFSEFVKMMGGRHPQTILTDQARAMEVAIQQLLPGTTHRWCKWHVLRKAKESLGAHYRKRGEFQPEFHKVLNAMLTAEEFESAWHILVEKYKLQNNTFMTQIFEVRHKWAKPYFSGKFCARMTSTERSESANHLLKGYVPPGCPMNLFVKQYMKIQFDRESEEGFQEKRTCMGGVVLRYNLPLEEHASKVYTKTMFEMFQGFMYKAGRYILVEEMQGRIYAVRHVNGEARERWSKIEYTVAVSADRGKFSCECGLFEHMGMVCCHILKVMMALDVQRIPEFHIVKRWTVDARDNLPSHLLHYQKDQGSKTSSSFRHSALYLSALEVVQLGDSNVAAFERGMDILLAAKVELAGLAAVKDGLGLTERATVDAPVSPPNRRKRPCMPTTGRDKPPYEVTEKRSRFCKICRGKGHKSTTCPSRGDLPKKQRQEQRCSNCGVTGHRKTSCCKPLAPLQIPMDISIT; from the exons ATGGCACCCCCCGTGGCTGATTCCGTCGACGGCGCCCAGGCTTTGGTGGTCAGCTGCTTGACGGACGGGCAAGAATGCATCAGAGTTTGCCTGCCGGAGGGGGCTCTGGTAGTGGTAGGTGGAGGACCGAGCAGTCGCATTCCTTCCCCTCCTTCCGTGGATGGGCCGGCTCGGGCGGCGGTATTCGCAGCCTCCGTCCAGAGTTCGGTAGCCGGAGAAGGAACGCTCCCCACACCGCCTGCCGTCGGTGGCGAGCGGCCGTTGGTGGGTTCTGTTTCTGTAGGATGGAGGGCGGCCGTCGCGACTCCCCCCGCGCAGCCGGTGAGGGACGCTGCTAGTTCATCCTTGCCACCTCGCGCGGTACCAGCAGGCTGGAAACGAAG GCCTCGGGGACCTGCAGTCCCGGACGAGCGACCTCCATCGGTGGGGAGGGTCCCTGCTCTTGAAGCATCTCTGCGTGGCTTCGCTGCCAGACAGACAGACGTGATTGTTAACCCGACGATGGGCACCGTGTTCGATTCTCTCCCTGAAGCCTATGAATTCTACAACATGTATTCATGGGAGAGCGGATTCGGTATAAGATATGGCAAGAGTAGGCATAACGTCCGGGGATCAAAGTGCATGCAAGAAATAGTTTGTGGATGCTCA GGCAAGCCAGTGAGGGACAACAGTGCGTCGAATCGAACAAACTGCCCTGCACTCGTTCGGTTACTGAGGACCGACGACCATGCTTGGTTTGTTAGTGAACACCGGGTGTCTCACAACCACCCCATGCTAGGCACATGTGCGGAGAAGCTCCACTGCCCGTCGCATAAGCATATAGACAAGTACACGAGGGATCTGGTTAAGCAGCTTAGGGAGAACAATGTTAATCTCAGCAAAGTGTATGGCGTCATTGGCAGCTTGTTTGCCAGGATGGAGAACGTCCCTTTCACGAAGAGGTGCCTGCGGAATTTCTGTGGAAAACTTAGCAGAGAGCAGGCCGACGATGATGTCTGGAAGACAATGGAAGTGTTCTCTCAAATTGGTGCAGATGACCCAGACTTCTCTTATGTGGTGGAAGTGGACAAGGAAAGTAAAATCAAGACTCTGTTGTGGTCTAATGGACGGAGCAAGCTACAGTACCGCAACTTTGGGGACGCAATTACATTTGACACAACATACAGGACCAATCTGTATGACATGCCGTTTGGGTTGTTCGTTGGGGTTAACAACCACTTCCAGAGCATCATCCTGGGGGGTGTTCTGATGAGGGAAGAGAAGATTGGTAGTTTCAAATGGGTGTTCAGTGAATTCGTGAAGATGATGGGTGGCCGTCATCCACAGACTATACTAACCG ATCAAGCACGTGCCATGGAGGTCGCAATTCAGCAATTACTGCCTGGTACAACACACCGGTGGTGCAAGTGGCACGTTTTGCGCAAGGCTAAGGAGAGTCTTGGGGCTCATTACAGAAAACGTGGAGAATTCCAACCGGAATTTCACAAGGTCCTAAATGCCATGCTGACAGCAGAAGAGTTCGAATCAGCTTGGCATATTCTGGTGGAGAAGTACAAGCTACAGAACAACACATTCATGACTCAAATTTTTGAGGTTCGTCACAAATGGGCCAAGCCTTACTTCAGTGGCAAGTTCTGTGCGAGGATGACCAGCACTGAACGAAGTGAGAGTGCCAACCATCTTCTCAAAGGCTACGTCCCGCCGGGCTGCCCGATGAACTTATTCGTTAAGCAGTACATGAAAATCCAGTTTGACAGGGAGTCGGAGGAGGGATTCCAGGAGAAGCGGACGTGTATG GGCGGTGTGGTGCTGAGGTACAACCTACCGCTAGAGGAACATGCAAGCAAGGTGTACACCAAGACAATGTTTGAAATGTTTCAGGGTTTCATGTACAAAGCTGGCAggtacatacttgttgaggaaatGCAGGGCCGAATTTATGCTGTGAGGCATGTCAATGGTGAAGCCCGTGAGAGGTGGAGTAAAATTGAATACACCGTCGCCGTATCTGCTGACCGTGGCAAGTTTAGCTGCGAGTGCGGGTTGTTCGAGCACATGGGCATGGTCTGCTGTCACATCTTAAAG GTGATGATGGCACTAGACGTGCAGCGTATCCCAGAATTTCACATTGTCAAGAGGTGGACGGTTGATGCGAGGGATAACTTACCATCTCATTTACTGCACTACCAAAAAGACCAGGGGTCGAAGACATCATCTTCTTTCAGGCACTCCGCCTTGTACCTCAGTGCTCTTGAGGTAGTGCAGTTGGGTGATAGCAATGTGGCTGCGTTTGAACGGGGGATGGACATTCTACTtgctgcgaaggttgaactggctGGTCTAGCagcggtcaaggatggattgggcCTGACTGAGAGAGCAACGGTGGATGCACCGGTTAGCCCACCGAACCGTAGGAAGCGGCCGTGTATGCCAACGACTGGACGCGACAAGCCACCGTACGAGGTTACAGAGAAGCGTTCTCGATTTTGTAAGATATGCAGGGGGAAAGGACACAAAAGCACCACATGTCCAAGCAGAGGAGATTTGCCGAAGAAGCAAAGGCAGGAGCAAAGATGTAGCAACTgtggagtgactggtcacaggaAAACTAGCTGCTGCAAACCGTTGGCCCCCTTACAGATCCCTATGGATATTAGTATAACATAA